The Lycium ferocissimum isolate CSIRO_LF1 unplaced genomic scaffold, AGI_CSIRO_Lferr_CH_V1 ctg8559, whole genome shotgun sequence region tccataggatataaaacttattgacattcaaaattctaagttcaagcttgaataatataataatagattaaaaaactacgaaaaaataaaagaaataccTATAAAttccattacaaataaatatttttatgtataaaatattttaaaaattgaatacatgtaatgtcgggttggtttgattcggtttgactttttttagttaaaaccaaaccaaatcaattatgatcgggttttttttctcaacaccaaaccaagtcaaaccaaaccactagtcgggttttttctcggtttgactcggtttatcggtttggtgcagtttgtcggtttactttgtacacccctagtacAAACACTGCAGCTTTGAGTACTGCACTGTTTAATAGTGGATTGAGCTGTGGAGCTTGCTTTGAACTGAAGTGCAATGCCAATGCGGCCCCTCGATACTGTGTAGGtggcaggggcggagctacagtGCAATAGGGGGGTTCGGACGAACCCAATAGCTTTTGCGTATACCCTGTACTAGTACTAGAAAATCCAGtgaatatatatctatatattacaAACAAACCCACTAAGATATATAGCGGATGGTTTAGTGGTGCGGAATAGGCTAGCAAAGCCTTGTGTTCCATATGAGACGTGGGTTCAAAACCCAGCTctagtgctttttttttttgttttttaccaTGTgcactcttaaaaaaaaaaaaaaaaaaagattacatAAAATAGACTCCTTAGTCACTTCTGTTAGCCTCCATCAATGCGTGCTAAGTTCCAAACAAAAGTTCTGCCTTTGATTATTTGTCTAGTTCTTTGAGTATACATAATCAACTCATTTTTAATTAAAGTAGCTCATTTTACAAATAGAAAAATAGCTCATTAATCAGGCTCATACAgaaaaaattgaattagaaaaacCAACCGAATTTGAAAAAGATCAAATGGTGTTCGGTACACACATTCGAataaccgaagaaccgaacgcccacccgtACTTGTTCGTTAGTTTGGTGGTTATTATACATTAGCTTGATATTGTTGTCATGACTTAAAATTTCGAACCCACAAACCTCAAATCCTGACTTCGCCTCTGGTAGGTGGTACTATCACTTTCACAGCCACAAAATTCTGCCCACCAAACTATGCCCTGGCTAATAACAATGGTGGCTGGTGCAATCCTCCTCTTCAACACTTTGGTGATGTTCgatcaaaaatgcatatatttacacATTATTGTctcacattttagtacttttaatcgttttttgagtattattatattgtgttatgcttaatattatatttttattgtgtaggaataaagaattgtaaaattgaataaaaagtgagaaaagaaattgaaaagagaaaaggaaagaaaaaaagaaagggacatCATGATTGGGGCAATGGTCTGGAGATTGAAGTCACAACATGCAACTTGAATTGAAGTTATTGACGTGGCAGCAAATAAGTTTACAAGATTGGTGCTTCAGTGGATTTACACCAGACTTGCCAAGCGTAGTAGAACGCGAGGCACAAGCTCGCTGTGCGCTTCGCCACGCGAAAACAAAGATCCGCAATTTTAGTTCTTCCCAATTAGCTTTGGGCGGGGTTATTTTGTTTGGGCTTTttcctacacctataaatatttcagaagccacaatttttatataactttggatAGCTTGAAACCCTTAGTTGTAACTTTGGAtctagagagagcttggagcctCTGTGGAGGCCGTAGTTACAGggttttatcttcttttctctataatacttatttttacatttttattcggatgatttgttatttttcctccatgtttatgtggagctaaactctttagttctagatTTTTGgctcaaacatgaaagttgacgtttgattatcgtttatatctattaaattttcatatttttgggttgcttatttattcttgatcttaattgtttagttacttgatcactaattagacactatctgtggcgtgtaaattgaactagggatagggattttgcatgcgtaataagaataaatagagcttgttcgatataatcgtttcgctaatgaggataggaatataccctttagccttgcttagttgaatacagagaagtaaatgcgttcttgttacctctggcgaccataggaataggcgttatagtagcatctacaagcttgtgagcaactcggaagatactcataaagttataattaacccgtcaactagtaacccgtaggtagaacgatttgaagactcaactggattgttagtagtcatagccctagatctatctcttctcctataaaaatccgctctttctcggttgaagttcattatttgttttcttttatttttagttagtttataaatataaatttggattttatttcttgtttagataattaacattagtttaatttagtaaatagttaatcataattCCCTGTGGGTACAATATCTGGACTTAACaattctatattacttgtacgaccgtgTATATTTGCGTGTGCGATTGGGAGCAACAATTTGGCTCAGCCTGCTTTGTTGAAAATCGCTTTATATTGAGCTGGCATTGTCCCCGTCATCTATAGAAGGTAGTACAAGATtcattttatttgtcttatgtTTATAATATGGGTTGTCAAAAGTTTTATTACACCGGTAACTTCTTTTTTATTACTGCCTTCGATTTCAATTTGTTTGGCTTGATTTGGAGTACGAAGTTCAAACTAACTAATGTTTGATGTGAATTTCGACATagaatcttcaatttttttaaaataaaatatatatcttGTAAACTACATAAGAAGTACTACTACTATAAACCACAAtagttaacaattcaaaatattcagAGGGTAGCTGAAATAATTAATGGTCAAAGAAAATATCATTTGACTATCCAAAAGTaagtaagacaaataaattgaaacagagagagtatTTTTGTGaactttacaaaaaaaattagtctTCCGCCATTTGTATTTATCGAgtaactaatatatatatagttcaacCACTTTAATGtgtcaaaaattattttttgatttttctaagttttGACTAATTTACTGCTATAGTGTGTCAAAGTTCAGTCATAATACAATAAAATTACCTCTAAACATAACGTTCATAATTTGATTATTTTCGTTGCGTCTTTCAACCTACCTACATCCTCCTTTATCTGAGCTTGAGACCGACCGGTTATACTTTGTAAAACTGACATAGAAAACACAATCTTGTCTAAAGGAGATTTGCTTATGGTATATAACAGGGTGCCTTGCATGAAGAAAGGAGGAATGAGGTTCACCATTAATGGTCATTCCTACTTTAATCTTGTATTAATAATAAACGTTGGTGGTGCTGGAGACTACATCTGCTCAGTGGCCATAAAAGGATCAAGAACAGGTTGGCAAGACATGTCAAGAAATTGGGGTCAAAATTGGCAAAGTCAGTCATACCTTAATGGACAAAgcctttctttcaaaggaatAGCCAGTGATGAACGGATAGTCACATGCTACAATGTTGCTCCAGCCAATTGGCAATTCGGACAAACTTTTGAAGGAGGTCAATTCTAAGACAAGTTACATGAATTTAGCAAGTTATTAAGGAggtctttatttttcaaacaaTATGTATGAAGTTATTtgtcactaaaaaaaaaacacatgggaaaaccgaaccgaagtcTCTACGCCGTGTTGATTTACTGTCGCAAATTTATAATGCTGAGGTCTAaaaactaggggtgtacaaagtaaaccgacaaaccgcaccaaaccgataaaccgagtcaaaccgagaaaaaaacccgattagtggtttggtttgatttggtttggtgttgaaaaaaaaaaaccgatcataattggtttggtttgattttagctaaaaaaagtcaaaccgaatcaaaccaacccgacattacatgtattcaatttttaaaatattttatatataaaaatatttatttgtaatgtaatttgtaaatatttcttaattttttcgtaattttttatctattatcatattattcaagcttgaacttagaattttgaatgtcaataagttttatatcttatggatgttagtaactcatataaagtccaccaaaaccaactcaacactaatactagcaaaagaaattcaatttaccactaggaatgaaaataatgttggatatctattctttagttttgtataattggtttagagagtgaaaatacataacttaagtttttttttcttgtcatgtaattaatacttattagccgtacttattttagcatgacttagtatttttagattatggtcattttctttatggcttattaattagcaatatttattttaaccgattttattatcttttgttgaatattttattacaatgtcatcactcttctctcattttgtgttattttcttatgaaacactttaattatatagttgtatcttactaggactaaagaaatatttgaagtaaaagttatatattttgtatcaagactattccaaaaaaaaacccgaaaaacccgagaaaaccgaataacccgagaaaatccgaggttgaaaaacccgaattttattggtttggtttggtgtataaattaaaaaacccgatgcaattagtttggtttgatgtttaaaaaaaccgaaccaacccggtccatgtacacccctactaaAAACAGCACCTGGCAAGAAGTGGAGTACAGCAAATGAAACAAGTTGTAATCTACGTAGAAGCAAATGTTATGTTATTATATTAATTGATGTGAATAATCTAATATTTCCTCTATTCCAATTTACGCGACTCTTTTCGTTTTTTGGAGattcaaacttcttaatttgACACTACATTTGGAAATGGaatcttttaatttttcgaattaaaatttacatatttgaaaactacataaaaagtattgcctccatcccaatttatacgAGGGTGTTTGACTAGTAGTATTTTAGCTTCAGCATTCGAAAACTAGAGACAATATCGAATGCGTTTCCGCGAGGTTTGGGGTTATCCAGTAACATTTACTGCCACTTATAGTTGCTAAGTGGCATTGTTACACTTTAAGAGAAATCAATATGATTGGGTGAACTATAAGCTCGATGATAAATATTGTGACGTTCACAGTTTGGTCCTAATCAGCATTTTTTACTTTCTTGGTGCCTAGGTTGTTTCTCACCCTCCATTTATGAGAGTACTACGGTTATAATAATATATGCAGAAAATATCAAAACAATCTCCTGTTTAGCAAGAGCTGACTTgtcaagtcattaaacttggTCATTTTGGGACAACGTAGAAGATAAGTGATATTTTCTGAAGAACTAATTCCAGATAGAGAAGATAATTGTGCAGCGAAATTTGAGAAATTTACACATCCAAACCACTAAGTATACATTCTTCTCCAAAGGGATCATATAGAGAGAGTACACAagaacaaccaaaacaccaatATATACTAAAAACACCATCTCTCCCTTTCTAGAACCAGGTGCTGCATGTTCAAACACTATTAACTACTAATAATTTAGCAAAGAATACTTTAACCTCAAAACAATTTTCCCTTTCTCAACACCAAGTTTTCCACCTGTGACAAGCCAATGACCTGGAGGATCTTGAGGTCCCTTACTCATCTCTGTCATGTCGACAAACTTTGCCAACCTATTGCCTGTAAGATTCCGTCCTGTAATTGAGCTTTGATCACCATTGTTATTCCCACTATCGACCTGTTTCCTTAACTTGTCATTCGGTGTGTGGTCCCACAATGATCTTCGAATAGTGCAGCCTGGTAACCTAGAATACAAGAGCCTCATATACAAAACGTTTCTCGACCCAAAATCCCAGACTCCAAGCTGGGCTCCCGTAACTATGTATACACCAGAAAGATCTCCTATGAAAGTTTCAGGGCTCTCAATTGGTGCAGTACTCACATGTGAGAAGTTCTTCCATTTAACCGGTTCAAACCATCTACTATCTTGTTCTTCCGGACCCTGCCACTTTGGAGCGCCAATTGCTATATGACTTTCCCAGTATGGTTGGAGGATCCTAGGAAGAGAAACCATATGCTGAAGATGGATGCATAGTCGATTCCCCTTTGACCCTTCAAGATATAGCCGCATGCCGGTCACGGGCTTACGTCCCACTGACACCTGTAGTGGATTAAGACCAAGAGCAGAGATCAGGCATTTGATGATTTACTATTAGCTGAAGTAAAAAAGATGGCCGGGATATCTGAAAATGAGAAACATTATGGTCTAAACGTTTTGTTTCATCTATCCTTCAGATTGTACTCCAGCATCAACTAGTAAGCTCCTTAAATTTGGAAACAAAGACATTAGCATACTTGTTCATGGCTAACATAAAGCTTTTGCCCCATCATGCTAAACTGAAGAGACAGGCAAACAGGTTCCTTTCGATGTTGATTAGGAAGTCTGTCATGTACAGGGGCCCATACTCTCGGGATCTGAAACTCCAAGAAATATCTAAGCTCCTCGATTTGGGGTTTGTCTGCAAGAAATCATGCAACTAGGATTACTTATCACCATCAATGAAGGAAGCTCACTGCTTATATATGTCGTTGAAGGATAAAGTGTCTTACATTCAAGATAAAGACTTATAGCCCATGCCAAATAATCCTTCCCTTTGACCCCTTCAAGAAGCAGAATGATTGGAACGAACGTCATCTCAATAACATCTGGAGAAGATCTAACAGTCTTTGCCCATTGAGTATGGCTTTGTTCCAGATCATCCCCTCCCCTTCTTCTGAAAATGACTGTAACATCCTGCATGAGATGGCAaccaaaagaaagttaaacctCAAGCTCCCATTGATAATCGGAAAAGTTAGCAAAGTTAACACTGCAGATGATTCATAGCAATTATGCAGACTGTCAGAGCAAACCTTCCCCTTATTCGTTCAATAAAACCATGAATAAACTTAATAAAAAACGTGCCAGTAGTAGGTAGAACTCTACAATAAAATTGACACTCAAAGACTTTATCCTCCAATGTTTGATGTTGGACTCACTCTCTCTTGGTcttacacatacacacacacaactccCCCTATTCCCCCTTGTTCCTCTATTGCTTCATTCATCCAGCTGGGCAAAGTATGAGATCATGTGAGACTATTACCTAGTTTGAAGGACAATTC contains the following coding sequences:
- the LOC132045914 gene encoding MACPF domain-containing protein CAD1-like, which produces MEDKAAAFHTVINAVQALGRGFDVNYDTRLLYCKGVVGSRVVEINEEHTRDLCLFDDIVLPNVSKDIKNFQEPGGRDGTRVCSYNEMVEYFNKKANLSGHDPIGSFSVAFSYTGSKHIDTASTKTLCMDGFFIPLSKLQLMTSPLVLRENVKRAVPTSWDPPALASFIENFGTHVITSVTIGGKDVIYVKQHISSPLSTVEIKNYVQDIGNQRFSSTENLTSSGLLRYQDKAGDPSLFNNQGIYPQPASAPYIPGNGKEDVTVIFRRRGGDDLEQSHTQWAKTVRSSPDVIEMTFVPIILLLEGVKGKDYLAWAISLYLEYKPQIEELRYFLEFQIPRVWAPVHDRLPNQHRKEPVCLSLQFSMMGQKLYVSHEQVSVGRKPVTGMRLYLEGSKGNRLCIHLQHMVSLPRILQPYWESHIAIGAPKWQGPEEQDSRWFEPVKWKNFSHVSTAPIESPETFIGDLSGVYIVTGAQLGVWDFGSRNVLYMRLLYSRLPGCTIRRSLWDHTPNDKLRKQVDSGNNNGDQSSITGRNLTGNRLAKFVDMTEMSKGPQDPPGHWLVTGGKLGVEKGKIVLRLKYSLLNY